One window of the Rhodothermales bacterium genome contains the following:
- a CDS encoding glycosyltransferase family protein produces MRVLFCIQGEGRGHMTQAIALAEWLRDAGHEVVAALVGNADGRTPPRFLSDALACPVEAHASPVIKLDRDSRSLDVWKTTTFALRRLWTYRRSVAHLEERIAAWHPDVVVNFYEPLLGLARHVRVPIVAIAHQYMFHHPRYPFAEGTWFQRRSMLTFTRLTSATATRLLALSLYPGEDLPGHNLRVVPPLLRKELFALTPRRVEPDYLLVYLWRPELLPEIREWCDDWPRFRVHCFLEHPEKAKDDPIRPNLTLHHLDADRFLQMMATCSGVATTAGFETTAEAMYLGKPLLMVPTHIEQQCNARDAADMGAAIACPSFDLERLEHITPSDQTAFRAWVASASEVFIQELEQVAGLPTRPDPGKRPQSRAVGVQKFAPVAS; encoded by the coding sequence ATGCGCGTATTGTTCTGTATACAGGGAGAGGGACGGGGCCATATGACGCAGGCCATCGCGCTTGCGGAATGGCTCCGGGATGCCGGGCATGAGGTGGTCGCAGCGCTGGTCGGCAATGCGGACGGGCGGACGCCACCGCGCTTCCTGTCCGATGCCCTTGCCTGCCCGGTGGAAGCACACGCCAGTCCGGTCATCAAGCTGGACCGGGATTCCCGCTCCCTCGACGTGTGGAAAACGACTACGTTCGCCCTGCGTCGGCTCTGGACGTACCGGAGGAGCGTGGCGCATCTGGAAGAGCGGATTGCCGCATGGCATCCGGATGTCGTCGTGAATTTCTACGAGCCCCTACTGGGTCTGGCACGGCACGTCCGAGTGCCCATCGTGGCCATTGCGCATCAATACATGTTCCACCACCCGCGGTATCCGTTCGCCGAGGGAACGTGGTTCCAGCGTCGGTCCATGCTCACGTTCACGCGGCTCACGTCGGCCACCGCCACGCGACTCCTGGCACTCAGCCTGTATCCGGGCGAGGACCTGCCCGGGCACAACCTGCGTGTGGTCCCGCCGCTGCTCCGCAAGGAGTTGTTCGCATTGACCCCCCGGCGCGTGGAGCCGGACTATCTGCTGGTGTACCTGTGGCGCCCCGAACTCCTGCCGGAAATCCGCGAGTGGTGTGACGATTGGCCGCGGTTCCGGGTCCATTGCTTCCTGGAGCATCCCGAGAAAGCCAAGGATGACCCCATCCGGCCCAACCTGACGCTGCATCATCTGGATGCGGACCGGTTCCTGCAGATGATGGCGACGTGTTCGGGTGTGGCCACCACGGCCGGATTCGAGACCACCGCCGAGGCCATGTACCTCGGGAAGCCGCTCCTCATGGTTCCGACCCACATCGAACAACAGTGCAACGCCCGCGATGCGGCGGACATGGGTGCAGCCATTGCCTGCCCCTCATTCGACCTGGAACGCCTGGAGCACATCACGCCATCCGATCAGACGGCGTTCAGGGCATGGGTCGCTTCTGCTTCCGAGGTCTTCATCCAGGAGTTGGAGCAGGTGGCTGGCCTGCCGACGCGTCCTGATCCCGGAAAACGCCCGCAATCACGCGCCGTCGGTGTGCAAAAATTCGCCCCAGTTGCCAGCTGA
- a CDS encoding SRPBCC family protein translates to MIEHVLESEQWIDRPLDEVFAFFADASNLERITPNELKFSILSPQPIDMKVGALIDYRLRLAGIPFNWRTEITAWNPPHSFEDTQLKGPYAQWIHTHSFREEEGRTLITDRVRWKLPLSPLGDLVYPAVSWQLGRIFAHRRRVIAGVFRDQDASAGQPPAPTPG, encoded by the coding sequence ATGATTGAACACGTATTGGAGTCCGAACAGTGGATTGACCGGCCGCTGGATGAGGTATTTGCCTTTTTCGCCGACGCATCGAACCTGGAGCGGATTACGCCGAACGAACTCAAATTCAGCATCCTTTCGCCCCAACCCATCGACATGAAAGTCGGCGCGCTGATCGATTACCGGTTGCGTCTGGCCGGCATTCCGTTCAATTGGCGGACCGAAATCACAGCCTGGAATCCTCCTCATTCGTTCGAGGATACCCAGTTGAAGGGCCCGTACGCGCAGTGGATCCATACCCATTCGTTCCGCGAGGAAGAGGGGCGGACGCTCATTACCGACCGGGTGCGCTGGAAGCTGCCGCTTTCACCCCTGGGCGACCTCGTCTATCCCGCCGTCAGCTGGCAACTGGGGCGAATTTTTGCACACCGACGGCGCGTGATTGCGGGCGTTTTCCGGGATCAGGACGCGTCGGCAGGCCAGCCACCTGCTCCAACTCCTGGATGA
- a CDS encoding YceI family protein, which translates to MARRIIEFAVRVQLLALLMTCLAPDVAAQTFITREGTATFVSEVPLHEFEGTSSALNGMVALEDSTVDFYLDLETLETGIGKRDRDMRLTLNTDEHPFGEFTGKLVSPLDVGREVPQDAVVRGTFTINGVSREVEITGQLEPVGEALRLTAAWTLRLEDYDIEPPSLLFMKVDSEQDIRIDAVLHTRDP; encoded by the coding sequence ATGGCGCGCCGAATAATTGAATTTGCTGTCCGGGTCCAGCTGCTGGCCCTGCTGATGACGTGTCTGGCCCCTGACGTGGCTGCACAGACGTTCATTACGCGGGAAGGAACCGCCACCTTCGTATCGGAAGTGCCGCTTCACGAATTCGAGGGCACGTCCTCGGCGCTGAATGGCATGGTTGCCCTGGAAGATTCCACCGTCGATTTCTACCTGGACCTGGAAACCCTGGAGACGGGCATCGGCAAGCGGGATCGGGACATGCGGCTGACGCTGAATACCGATGAGCACCCCTTCGGTGAGTTCACCGGGAAACTCGTGTCTCCATTGGATGTGGGTCGGGAAGTGCCACAGGATGCGGTTGTGCGGGGCACGTTCACCATTAATGGGGTCTCCCGGGAGGTGGAAATCACCGGACAGTTGGAGCCTGTCGGGGAAGCGCTCCGGCTCACCGCCGCGTGGACGCTCCGACTGGAGGACTACGACATTGAACCGCCGAGCCTTCTTTTCATGAAAGTGGACTCGGAGCAGGATATCCGAATTGACGCGGTATTGCACACCCGGGACCCATGA
- a CDS encoding SdpI family protein: protein MPIDPIPFTLVLEGLIFLVAAWISARFPARKINLTYGYRTKASMASQERWDFAQAYARREMTRGGLYLIAGGLVLATLPIPGQIVLDLIVVLGGTVWVCVWLYRKTEAAISARFDSGHAS, encoded by the coding sequence ATGCCCATCGACCCTATTCCGTTCACACTGGTCCTTGAGGGCCTGATCTTTCTCGTTGCCGCGTGGATTTCCGCGCGGTTTCCGGCCCGGAAAATCAATCTGACGTACGGGTACCGGACGAAAGCCTCCATGGCCAGCCAGGAACGGTGGGATTTTGCCCAGGCCTATGCGCGCCGAGAGATGACCCGCGGCGGACTGTACCTCATTGCCGGTGGGTTGGTGCTTGCGACGCTGCCCATCCCCGGTCAGATCGTGCTGGACCTGATCGTTGTACTTGGCGGGACCGTCTGGGTGTGTGTATGGCTGTACCGCAAGACCGAGGCGGCCATATCGGCCCGGTTCGACAGCGGGCACGCGTCCTAG
- a CDS encoding nuclear transport factor 2 family protein: protein MMRSFSFSPARRLGVALLTATTFWFASAIPAQAQSPEDAVNHVLDQIHEQASRADFDAYFALYTDDAVFLGTDASERWPIADFKEYTRARFATGTGWTYEMKERHVVVKGDVAWFDERLYNENLGNTRGSGVLLLTESGWKVAQYNLTMLIPNEVAREVAKMHD from the coding sequence ATGATGCGCTCTTTCAGCTTCTCTCCCGCCCGCCGACTGGGCGTTGCCCTGTTGACGGCCACCACGTTCTGGTTTGCTTCTGCCATACCGGCGCAGGCCCAGTCGCCTGAGGATGCGGTGAACCACGTTCTGGACCAGATCCACGAACAGGCCTCCCGCGCCGATTTCGATGCGTATTTCGCGCTGTACACGGATGATGCCGTCTTCCTGGGAACGGACGCCAGCGAGCGTTGGCCGATCGCCGATTTCAAGGAGTATACCCGGGCACGCTTCGCCACGGGGACCGGGTGGACGTATGAAATGAAGGAGCGGCACGTGGTCGTGAAAGGCGACGTCGCCTGGTTCGACGAACGGCTCTACAACGAAAACCTGGGCAATACGCGGGGTTCGGGCGTCCTGCTGCTCACGGAATCCGGATGGAAGGTCGCGCAGTACAACCTGACCATGTTGATTCCGAACGAAGTGGCCCGCGAAGTGGCCAAGATGCATGACTGA
- a CDS encoding DPP IV N-terminal domain-containing protein, with translation MRRLLLAGILLALSTPVTAQTVNWDLAARFAPYRMSDLVHSTSVNPRWIEGGESFWYEWDDATGTHWRLVDPVRGTKSELFDRDWMAAEITRIVRDPFEARHLPIRNLKFVDANTIRFEVTSSQKEEVPSEEAERGNTQQDSTVTEKKEMRDKVFYFEYDRRAQVLRELTDPEKPDNHPSWASVSPDGAWVLFARHENLYKMSGEDYVRILDARRGKTGDKADEAEKKVEVEEIQLTHDGEEFFSYVASTWRLGQHHGDTAQEVEKKKDDRKRAPIVWSPGSEYFTVMRMDVRKVGDLWIIHSVGNERPELETYKYGLPGEENVAQYHLEVGSVVADSVWALQDSLWVDQEVSVFSAPQFRYAGDERPFSAQWLTNDPGSFLLYRMSRDHKRVDLLRADAASGQVDVVLEERFNTYIDVRTPDLLSNGDFIWWSERDGWAHLYRYAADGTLRNRLTRGPWSVRGVQRVDEDRGHVFFQANARESGEDPYYQHLYRVGLDGSDLRLLNPGDRDHRSSASESGRYFVTNFSRVDQVPRSTVLDASGRTVVDLETADFSSLFAAGFRFPEPYTVKAADGITDLYGVMYKPFDFDSTRTYPIVEYVYPGPQTEAVAKMFTTAPYETALAQFGMIVVTVGNRGGHPDRSKWYHTYGYGNLRDYGLADKKAAAEQLADRHDWIDLDRVGIYGHSGGGFMSTAAMLVYPDFFKVAVSSSGNHDNTIYNRNWSEHHHGVEEVVSDSGDVSFKYDIDTNQELAKNLKGRLLLVTSDEDNNVHPAATIRMADALIKANKRFDFFLFPGQRHGYGNMSDYWFWLRAEYFVEHLLGETNWNADIIQLNREEPQGR, from the coding sequence ATGCGCCGCCTCCTGCTTGCCGGTATCCTGCTGGCCCTTTCAACGCCCGTCACCGCCCAGACCGTCAATTGGGACCTGGCTGCCCGGTTCGCCCCCTACCGGATGAGCGACCTCGTCCACTCGACCAGCGTGAATCCGCGCTGGATAGAGGGCGGCGAGTCGTTCTGGTATGAGTGGGACGATGCTACCGGAACGCACTGGCGCCTGGTGGATCCGGTTCGCGGTACCAAGTCGGAACTCTTCGACCGCGATTGGATGGCGGCGGAAATCACCCGGATCGTACGGGACCCGTTCGAAGCCCGGCATCTCCCTATCCGGAATCTGAAATTCGTGGATGCAAACACCATCCGTTTCGAAGTGACGTCGTCGCAGAAGGAAGAGGTTCCGTCGGAGGAAGCAGAGCGCGGCAATACCCAGCAGGATTCCACGGTCACCGAGAAAAAGGAGATGCGCGACAAGGTCTTCTACTTCGAGTATGACCGTCGCGCACAGGTCCTCCGCGAATTGACCGATCCGGAAAAGCCGGACAACCACCCGTCGTGGGCCTCCGTGTCACCCGACGGCGCGTGGGTGCTGTTCGCGCGGCACGAGAATCTGTACAAGATGAGCGGCGAGGATTACGTCCGCATCCTCGATGCCCGACGCGGAAAGACCGGGGACAAGGCGGATGAAGCCGAAAAGAAGGTAGAAGTGGAAGAAATCCAGCTCACCCATGACGGCGAGGAGTTCTTCTCCTACGTGGCCAGCACGTGGCGGCTGGGGCAGCACCACGGCGACACGGCGCAGGAGGTGGAGAAGAAGAAGGATGACCGCAAGCGCGCGCCGATTGTATGGTCGCCTGGATCGGAGTATTTCACCGTCATGCGCATGGACGTCCGGAAGGTGGGCGACCTCTGGATCATCCATTCGGTCGGGAACGAGCGCCCTGAGCTTGAGACCTACAAGTACGGACTGCCGGGTGAGGAGAACGTGGCCCAGTATCACCTCGAAGTGGGCAGTGTGGTGGCCGACTCGGTCTGGGCGCTTCAGGACAGCCTGTGGGTCGATCAGGAAGTCTCCGTGTTCTCAGCGCCCCAGTTCCGCTATGCTGGCGACGAGCGTCCGTTCTCCGCGCAGTGGCTGACCAACGACCCGGGCTCGTTCCTCTTGTACCGGATGAGCCGGGACCACAAGCGCGTGGACCTGTTGCGCGCGGACGCGGCGTCCGGACAGGTTGACGTGGTCCTTGAGGAACGCTTCAATACCTACATCGACGTTCGAACCCCGGACCTGCTCTCCAATGGCGACTTCATCTGGTGGTCGGAACGCGACGGATGGGCCCATCTGTACCGCTACGCCGCCGACGGAACGCTGCGGAACCGGCTCACGAGGGGACCCTGGTCGGTCCGGGGTGTCCAGCGTGTGGACGAAGACCGGGGACATGTCTTCTTCCAGGCCAATGCGCGGGAGTCTGGCGAAGACCCGTACTACCAACATCTGTACCGCGTGGGGCTTGACGGATCGGACCTGCGCCTGTTGAATCCGGGTGATCGGGATCACCGCTCATCGGCCTCTGAATCAGGGCGTTATTTCGTCACCAATTTCTCCCGTGTGGACCAGGTCCCACGGTCCACCGTTCTGGACGCCAGCGGTCGCACGGTTGTCGACCTGGAGACCGCCGACTTCTCGAGCCTGTTCGCGGCCGGATTCCGCTTCCCGGAACCCTACACGGTGAAGGCCGCCGACGGCATTACCGACCTGTACGGCGTCATGTACAAGCCGTTTGATTTCGACTCCACGCGCACGTATCCCATTGTGGAATACGTGTACCCCGGCCCCCAGACGGAAGCCGTGGCCAAAATGTTCACGACCGCGCCCTACGAGACGGCCCTGGCGCAGTTCGGGATGATCGTGGTCACGGTGGGCAACCGGGGCGGGCATCCCGATCGCTCCAAGTGGTACCACACCTACGGCTATGGCAACCTCCGCGACTACGGGCTGGCCGACAAGAAGGCGGCCGCTGAACAACTGGCCGACCGGCACGACTGGATCGACCTGGACCGCGTGGGTATTTACGGCCACTCCGGTGGCGGTTTCATGTCGACGGCAGCCATGCTCGTCTATCCGGACTTCTTCAAGGTGGCGGTATCATCGTCGGGCAACCACGACAACACCATCTACAACCGGAACTGGTCGGAGCACCACCACGGCGTCGAGGAAGTGGTGAGCGATTCGGGTGATGTGAGCTTCAAGTACGATATCGATACGAATCAGGAATTGGCCAAGAACCTGAAAGGGCGTCTACTCCTGGTCACGAGCGACGAGGACAACAACGTGCACCCGGCCGCCACCATTCGCATGGCCGATGCGCTCATAAAGGCGAACAAGCGGTTCGACTTCTTCCTGTTCCCTGGCCAGCGCCACGGCTACGGCAACATGTCCGACTACTGGTTCTGGCTGCGGGCCGAGTATTTCGTCGAGCACCTCCTGGGCGAGACGAACTGGAACGCGGACATCATCCAGTTGAACCGGGAGGAGCCGCAGGGCCGTTGA
- a CDS encoding rhodanese-related sulfurtransferase, with the protein MTEPVTVAAFYKFHSIDDPDAVREHLQTVLESAKVRGTILVAHEGLNGTIAGPKAGVDHVLAAVRAVDGFADLVHKESVSDDMPFLRPKVRLKKEIVTLGVEGVDPNLIVGTYVPPSEWNELISDPDVLLVDTRNDYEVTVGTFEGAVNPRTKSFREFPAFVEKELAGRKDRPVAMFCTGGIRCEKATSYLRAQGFEKVYHLQGGILKYLEEVPAERTRWNGECFVFDGRVTVNHDLEPGRFDMCHACRMPITEEDRSLESFEEGVSCRHCSHERSESDRERLRERQRQIQLAEERGEAHIGHEARVLMERKQAAP; encoded by the coding sequence ATGACTGAGCCCGTCACCGTAGCTGCGTTTTACAAATTCCATTCCATTGACGACCCGGATGCGGTCCGCGAACACCTGCAGACCGTCTTGGAGTCCGCGAAGGTCCGGGGAACCATTCTGGTCGCACACGAGGGATTGAACGGCACGATTGCGGGCCCGAAGGCAGGCGTGGACCACGTGCTCGCTGCGGTGCGGGCCGTCGACGGATTTGCCGATCTCGTCCACAAGGAGTCCGTTTCCGACGACATGCCGTTCCTGCGCCCCAAGGTGCGCCTCAAGAAAGAAATCGTCACATTGGGCGTGGAGGGCGTGGACCCGAACCTGATCGTGGGCACGTATGTGCCGCCGTCCGAGTGGAACGAACTGATATCCGACCCGGATGTGCTTCTGGTCGATACGCGCAACGACTACGAAGTCACCGTGGGCACGTTCGAAGGTGCGGTCAACCCCCGCACCAAGTCCTTCCGGGAGTTTCCGGCGTTCGTCGAGAAGGAGCTGGCGGGGCGCAAGGACCGGCCGGTGGCCATGTTCTGCACGGGAGGCATCCGCTGTGAGAAGGCGACGTCCTATCTGCGGGCTCAGGGATTCGAAAAGGTGTACCACCTGCAGGGGGGTATCCTGAAATACCTGGAAGAGGTTCCGGCAGAACGTACGCGGTGGAACGGCGAGTGCTTCGTGTTTGACGGTCGTGTGACCGTGAATCATGATCTCGAGCCCGGCCGGTTCGACATGTGCCACGCCTGTCGCATGCCCATTACGGAAGAAGACCGTTCACTCGAATCGTTCGAGGAAGGTGTAAGTTGCCGCCATTGCTCGCACGAACGGAGCGAGTCCGACCGCGAACGGCTCCGGGAGCGTCAGAGACAAATCCAATTGGCCGAAGAACGCGGCGAGGCACACATCGGACACGAGGCCCGCGTCCTCATGGAGCGGAAACAGGCAGCACCATGA
- a CDS encoding CDGSH iron-sulfur domain-containing protein, with protein sequence MPRNPILEFEGKERKVTWDGRLCIHASECVRANSPLFEYGRKPWGQPDLVAVDDVDEIVRRCPSGALATMDKNGTIQESPAPENTVTVAPNGPLYVEGELDVAGAQPDMPGVAYRAALCRCGQSKNKPFCDNSHKEIAFDDPGAVGECGPGLESLGGPLKVTPSRNGPLLVQGNLAIRAASGKIRWKGTKTALCRCGNSKNKPFCDGSHRDAGFEAEDFS encoded by the coding sequence ATGCCCCGCAATCCCATACTCGAATTTGAAGGAAAAGAACGCAAAGTGACCTGGGACGGCCGGCTTTGCATCCATGCCAGTGAATGTGTCCGGGCCAACAGTCCGCTGTTCGAGTACGGTCGCAAGCCCTGGGGGCAACCGGACCTGGTGGCCGTTGACGACGTGGACGAAATCGTGCGTCGCTGCCCGTCCGGTGCACTGGCGACCATGGACAAGAACGGCACGATCCAGGAATCCCCGGCCCCGGAGAATACCGTCACGGTCGCTCCGAACGGCCCGCTGTACGTGGAGGGTGAACTGGACGTGGCGGGGGCCCAACCCGATATGCCCGGTGTAGCCTATCGGGCCGCGCTGTGCCGGTGTGGCCAGTCGAAGAACAAGCCGTTCTGTGACAACAGTCACAAGGAAATCGCATTCGACGATCCCGGGGCCGTTGGTGAATGTGGCCCCGGTCTGGAATCCCTGGGTGGCCCGCTCAAGGTCACCCCGTCCCGGAACGGCCCGCTCCTGGTCCAGGGCAACCTGGCCATTCGCGCTGCCAGCGGCAAAATCCGATGGAAAGGCACCAAGACAGCCCTTTGTCGCTGCGGAAACTCAAAAAACAAGCCCTTCTGTGACGGTTCGCACCGTGACGCGGGCTTTGAAGCGGAGGATTTTTCCTGA
- a CDS encoding Gfo/Idh/MocA family oxidoreductase, with translation MINVGILGPGGIADDQHAPAVRAHDRARLWSVLSRDAGRAAAFAKRHGLAAEQPVHTDLGAMLADPDLHAVIIATPDRLHRAQAVAAARAGKHILLEKPMATSLEECRAIADACRENDVMLAMAYHMRWHTGHRALQWHVQDGALGTLRHMRIQWTFAAADGSNWRGAPETGRWWSLAANGTHCIDQIRWFMAPTCGDITSIRSVYSHAKFGSAHDETTVAILQFASGATAELCVSVQFASLSRVELYGDAGWATCEDTMGRHGGGRIVTHTGPFDHDTRRPFDGLFNDFVEAIEGKHPPEVGTTEGHANVGIMLDIAAASGTDSYI, from the coding sequence ATGATCAACGTCGGAATCCTCGGCCCGGGCGGCATTGCGGACGACCAGCATGCCCCGGCCGTCCGTGCCCACGACCGGGCGCGCCTCTGGAGTGTGCTCAGCCGCGACGCGGGGCGGGCGGCCGCCTTCGCGAAGCGACATGGACTGGCTGCGGAGCAGCCCGTCCATACGGACCTGGGCGCGATGCTGGCGGATCCCGACCTGCATGCGGTCATTATCGCCACGCCCGACCGCCTGCATCGCGCCCAGGCCGTGGCGGCCGCCCGCGCCGGCAAACACATCCTGCTGGAGAAGCCCATGGCCACGAGCCTGGAGGAGTGCCGGGCGATTGCGGATGCCTGCCGGGAAAACGACGTCATGCTGGCCATGGCGTATCACATGCGGTGGCATACCGGTCACCGGGCGCTCCAGTGGCACGTCCAGGACGGGGCACTGGGGACCCTGCGGCACATGCGCATCCAGTGGACCTTCGCCGCCGCCGACGGTTCGAACTGGCGGGGCGCACCGGAGACCGGACGGTGGTGGAGCCTGGCGGCCAACGGCACCCACTGTATTGACCAGATCCGGTGGTTCATGGCCCCGACCTGCGGCGACATCACGTCCATCCGGTCCGTGTACAGCCACGCCAAATTCGGGAGCGCGCATGACGAGACCACGGTGGCCATCCTTCAGTTCGCCTCCGGCGCGACCGCCGAACTCTGCGTATCGGTCCAGTTCGCGTCCCTTTCCCGCGTGGAACTCTACGGCGATGCCGGATGGGCCACCTGCGAAGACACCATGGGCCGGCACGGCGGAGGCCGCATCGTAACCCACACGGGTCCGTTTGACCACGACACCCGTCGCCCGTTCGACGGATTGTTCAACGACTTCGTGGAAGCCATCGAGGGCAAACATCCGCCGGAAGTCGGAACCACGGAAGGCCATGCCAACGTGGGAATCATGCTGGACATCGCCGCCGCATCCGGAACCGACTCCTACATCTGA
- a CDS encoding UDP-2,3-diacylglucosamine diphosphatase, with product MRVRTIWISDLHLGSRYARAADVLDFIRTWECEHLYLVGDIFDGWALTRSWFWPQEHNDVVQKILRYSRKGTPITYIPGNHDAFAREFLDLQLGNIRVEPSAVHTLMDGRRLLVLHGDEFDGIIRFAPWLQRVGAVAYGIALGLNEVLNRIRTMLDKPYWSLSAYLKHRTKKALQYIDQFEELVAEKARTHGVDGVVCGHIHHAEMRDIDGVSYMNCGDWVESCTALVEHLDGRLEIVRHMAEPTTGTSRSIERDPNQIEMFYEGDGLPANVAKPIPTP from the coding sequence GTGCGCGTACGAACCATCTGGATTTCCGACCTGCATCTGGGCAGCCGGTACGCCCGGGCGGCCGACGTCCTGGACTTCATCCGTACCTGGGAGTGTGAACACCTGTATCTGGTCGGGGACATCTTCGACGGCTGGGCGCTGACCCGCAGCTGGTTCTGGCCACAGGAGCACAACGATGTGGTCCAGAAAATCCTCCGATACAGCCGCAAAGGCACGCCCATCACCTACATTCCCGGCAACCACGATGCGTTCGCCCGGGAATTCCTGGACCTCCAACTGGGCAACATCCGCGTGGAGCCCTCCGCCGTCCACACCCTCATGGACGGCAGGCGGCTTCTGGTCCTGCATGGCGACGAGTTCGATGGCATCATCCGGTTCGCGCCCTGGTTGCAACGCGTGGGTGCGGTGGCGTACGGCATCGCACTCGGATTGAATGAGGTACTGAATCGCATCCGCACGATGCTCGACAAGCCGTATTGGTCCCTGTCCGCCTACCTGAAGCATCGCACAAAAAAAGCCCTGCAGTACATTGACCAATTCGAAGAACTGGTAGCCGAAAAAGCCCGCACACACGGCGTGGACGGCGTGGTCTGCGGGCACATCCACCACGCCGAAATGCGGGACATCGACGGCGTGTCGTACATGAATTGCGGCGACTGGGTGGAGAGTTGCACGGCGCTGGTTGAGCACCTGGATGGCCGCCTGGAGATCGTCCGGCACATGGCCGAACCCACCACCGGGACATCCCGTTCAATCGAGCGCGACCCGAACCAGATCGAGATGTTCTACGAAGGCGACGGCCTTCCGGCGAACGTGGCCAAACCCATCCCCACCCCTTGA
- a CDS encoding transporter codes for MKPTLFSTTPWSRTYFRGLLTLLLALPAFLATPQATAQVAPPTTPLITDRPDFTESPVSVPAGMLQLEGGLSYATTSAFNTLAAGELLVRYGLMDRLELRLGVPSFLSMDDPGDTNGFSDASVGVKYQLGPTLSGWDIAVIGALSLPTGDAAFTSDRLDPSALVTAGRAVNERVSMSGQIRGAIVGRGNDSILESSLSTGFGLTAGLNGFVEALARFQDGIDTGLQLNLGVTSLIRPAFQLDVYTGFGLTDTMPDFLIGAGFAIRR; via the coding sequence ATGAAACCAACGCTGTTTTCTACGACGCCATGGTCCCGGACGTACTTCCGCGGACTGTTGACGCTGCTCCTGGCCCTCCCGGCCTTCCTCGCCACACCCCAGGCCACGGCACAGGTTGCGCCGCCAACCACCCCCCTCATTACGGATCGTCCGGATTTCACCGAAAGCCCGGTCTCCGTCCCGGCCGGCATGCTTCAACTGGAGGGCGGCCTCTCGTACGCCACCACCTCCGCGTTCAATACCCTTGCCGCCGGCGAACTCCTGGTCCGCTACGGCCTGATGGACCGGTTGGAACTCCGCCTGGGTGTCCCGTCCTTCCTGTCCATGGATGATCCCGGGGATACCAACGGCTTTTCGGATGCGTCCGTCGGCGTGAAATACCAACTGGGCCCCACCCTGTCCGGATGGGACATTGCCGTCATCGGCGCCCTTTCGCTGCCCACAGGCGATGCCGCGTTCACATCGGACCGCCTGGATCCATCTGCCCTCGTAACCGCCGGCCGCGCCGTGAACGAGCGGGTATCCATGAGCGGACAAATCCGCGGCGCCATTGTCGGCCGGGGCAATGACAGCATCCTGGAGTCGTCCCTGTCCACGGGGTTCGGCCTCACTGCCGGCTTGAACGGCTTCGTGGAAGCCCTGGCCCGCTTCCAGGACGGGATCGATACGGGTCTGCAGCTCAACCTCGGCGTGACCAGCCTCATCCGTCCCGCCTTCCAACTGGATGTATACACGGGTTTCGGGCTGACCGATACGATGCCGGACTTCCTGATCGGTGCCGGATTTGCCATCAGACGCTAG